From one Lycium ferocissimum isolate CSIRO_LF1 chromosome 5, AGI_CSIRO_Lferr_CH_V1, whole genome shotgun sequence genomic stretch:
- the LOC132056792 gene encoding uncharacterized protein LOC132056792, which yields MGSETEVILGVDGGTTSTVCVCMPLMHNNIPDPLPIMGRAVAGCSNFNSVGEDVARETLEKVIEEALFDAGVKRSAVQAVCLGLSGVNHPKDQGKILGWLRSTFPSHVKLYIQNDAVAALASGTVGKLHGCVLIAGTGSISYGFTEDGREARAAGAGPVLGDWGR from the exons ATGGGTTCAGAAACAGAGGTGATATTAGGGGTAGATGGAGGAACCACCTCAactgtgtgtgtttgtatgccaCTTATGCATAACAACATCCCTGATCCTCTTCCAATTATGGGTCGCGCTGTTGCCGGCTGTTCCAATTTTAATAGCGTTGGAG AAGATGTAGCTAGAGAAACACTGGAAAAGGTTATAGAAGAAGCTTTGTTTGATGCTGGTGTCAAACGATCAGCTGTTCAAGCAGTTTGTTTGGGTCTATCTGGTGTGAACCATCCAAAGGATCAGGGGAAAATATTAGGCTGGCTGAG GAGCACATTCCCAAGTCATGTTAAGTTGTATATTCAGAATGATGCCGTGGCTGCTCTAGCAAGTGGTACGGTGGGAAAACTTCATGGCTGTGTTCTGATAGCTGGTACAGGAAGCATTTCTTATGGATTTACTGAAGACGGAAGAGAAGCTCGGGCCGCGGGAGCAGGGCCTGTTTTGGGTGATTGGGGGAGGTAA